GCATCTTGTTTGACAAACTACTGCCTCTTATAAATAAATGAGCTTTTTAACTTAGAATCAGGTTCAGGTTACTTTAATTCTACCCGCAGGTAGATTTTCTTTGCAGCAAGGTGAAGTGACGGTCATTTTTAGACACAAAATACAAGAATGTAATGAGCAGACCATACATTGATTAAAATACCTTTGGTTCCACAAATAgaggattaaaatataaagaagacaaagataaaaatacagaaaaaataagtACGAGCAGATAAAACCCTCATGTGCAAAAATGTACTGTGTTCAGTGCTGTAGCAGCAGCAGGAACAAAgctgtttttaagtctttgagTCCTACATTTTGGGACAATGAACCTCCGTCCAGAGGGAAGAAGCTTAAAGTGACAGTGCAAGGGGTGGGAGTAGGCACTTAAAATGGAGTTAGCTATCCTCTGTACCTGCCTACTGTACAGTGAAGCTGAATTCAGCTATGACTCACCCAACGGTTCAATTGAccatttgactttttttgtctTAAGGTTTTCTGAACATACTATGACACGAGAAAAAGATCAAATGGATTCAATTAAAGCACGATAAATCATGGTTATAATTTTACGGTCAATGTGAAAATGAGGAAGCTTCCTTATAAATGCTGCTGAATTAGAATGTATTTGACAGGTTGATTACTTGTCTGTCTTATCACAGTCAAATGTTGGAATGCAGCTTAACTACAGTAACAGTAAAACAAAGAGGCTGCTAAGAGCCACTGAGTTTAAAACAAGgccaaaacatttatttcacatattttttttataattttattgttaAAGTTACTTTCTCTGTCTTTTCCATCAGAATGCCGAGTCTGTAGAAGTTGACAGCATCCCGTTACCTGATATGCCGCACGCACCATCAAACATCCACATCCAGGACATCCCGTTGCCTGGTGCTCAGCCTCCCTCCATACTGAAGAAGGGCTCAGCTTTAGGGTATGTTGATCATCACATGACCAACACACGTGGTGCTTCTCACTCTGATGGTGCCACTCATCCTGTTGTGGTTTGTTTTGTTCCCCCGTAGCAAACCTATCCTGTCATCTGCTGCGTTGCTGCCCAGTGTCCCTCGCCTGCCCCCAGGCAAGAAGCCACCCGGACCTCCACCTGGACCCCCACCCCCACAGGTCCTCGCACTGTACGGCATTCCTGCAAGACGTCATTACAGCAGCAGTGCAGGTATTGTACGTTCCATGTTACTTTCAGGAAACAtcaacaccagggttggggtcaattctaattgtaattgcgtaattgataattaattacaattatgatgtaattgtaattttaaaaatgtgttgctgtcataatcattcattaattaggaagcctaactaggaaaccaatagataggaaataaattagatgttagatatttgtttttagtgtattttacagctgatttaggacctgttattacaagagatgctaacacaagaggaaggttaacttttattaagtaatttatttcaggctcagtaattgtgattaattgtaattgaactttagtaatagagaacgtaattttaattgactttctgaggatgaaaaaacaattgtaattggaaaaaattcctggtcactgtaatcgtaattgaatctGGGTAATTGTAAACAtagttgtaactgaaaaatgtaattaacctcAACCCTGATTGACACCATCTTGATCTGTTTTGCAATCTTGTTTATTCCTCCAATCAGAGCCGTCCATTCCCGGCTTAGAAAAATCCTCTCTCATGGATATGAGGAGGGACCAGGACAGCGGCAGTGAAAGTGACGGGGACGATTTGGACGACGATAACAGCGATTCAGAGGAGGACGgctacaacaacagaaatgacgACGGAGAGCAGAGGATGAGAGGAGACAGACAGGGCGATGACAGGGAGCGAGAGGAGGGCAGAGGCAGGAGCGAGAGACATGCTGGTGAGGTTTTCAACAAAGCTCATCATGTGCATCAACGCTCATtttaaactagggctgggcaatatggaccaaaactcatatctcgatattttctTAACATAGTAATAGACGATATTTGtctcgataattttatttctaatgaATTCTGACCAGAGAGACAATTTGGGGTAAAATTGATGATCCAAAATGCCACAGAGGCTCATTTATCAACACACCGCTGCACAAAATAAGGctctttttgctttttcttctctaagggacagcacgtgtgagtaagTTCCTTAGTGTGGATTTTagtggaaggtctgggttaggacacactcagaaatccatcaaactgtgcttttcatgctgttctgagcagtagagaaagcagtgactactaaaaggaatattttattaaaaaaaagtaagatattgtaattttttatatcgccaaaatagaaaactcgatatatcttgaatttcGATACATTGCCCAGTTCTATCTGCAGGTGTTGCCTTTTTGGTTTAACATGTATAATACAGTTAAAGTGGAgcatgaacaaaaacaaagcaaacaatgtaaaaaaaatcttttttaactcattcagtgccagccattttcagattttctaccccccctcagtgccagccttttttgagcattttgactgattttaaagacccacagaatattttatactatgactatctgaaatctgacaccacaTTAAGACAAGATtaaagcctctactttcatcataaatgtttttgtttctgcCTTGTTTCGTTTTCCCGTAAGCAGCTgctgaatagagcaagttttacacaaatcttcagtttcagagaaaacagcctttttctaaaaaaaaaaaaattcttactgtgttttggcgttcctccaagttgctctcccgtcagtctgcacacacggcACTTCCCCTTCTTCTCGGAGATACCGAATGTCACTGcttgccttgttttttttattttattgttttatctcaccatcgacCCACACTCTCCAATAATCCACtaaagttccacacatgctctggtcggcTGTGAGCTGCTGTGCGCTGGTGGGAACATCAACATTATCtcttgtagcgccattttcagtttcgtaaactcctttcctctttaTCTGAGCTCTGCTTCCACCTACAGGttacctattattttgctatctggctcacagttgtgGCCCAcccacaaaatgaaacaaaatgcgatattgtaattttttatatccccaaaatggaaaactcatAATATTTTGAATCTCGATATGTCGCCCAGCCGTATTTTGAaccatttagttattttttaagttaatgCTTAATTGTGTTGCCACAGTCATACTTTGGATCTTTGTATATGTATTCCTAAACCTGCTCTCCTCCTACTTCTCTAGGACGCAGCGTACGTTTTGCCGACTTGTCAGCAGAGGCTTCTCGTGAAGGGAAGAAGAGAAAGAGGCTTGTGAAGAAGACCAAAGCCATCACGCCTCTGCAGGCCATGATGTTGAGGATGGCAGGTGATGATTCACTTCCTTTTATTCCTTTGATTGGTGAGAATCCACCGTGTCCTGGTCGTCATTTCCTGTTGTGTTTTGCCTTCAGGTCAGTCTGTTcctgaagaggaagaggaggaggaagtagaGGAAGAATACACAGACGACTCTGACGGTTCTGACACTGAGGAGCACGGACCCCCAGGAGACAACCCGGCCCTCCTGATGGGCAGCCAGCGTCTCCCCCCTCCTCCACCAGGGCCTGTGGGACAGCAAGGCCCCCCACATTTAACAGGTCCACCCATGACTGGACCTCCACCTCTGGGCCCGCCTCCTGCTCCTCCCATGAGACCTCCTGGTCCTCCTTCCGGCCCCCCTCCTGGCCCCCCTCCAGGTAAGTGCAGTGAGGTATCTTATTATAATGATTGGATGTCCAATATATGACAACCAGAGAATGTGAAAAAGCATCGCTTCATTTAGTCTTctgatattattttttttcttcccgttctacttttatttaaagCAAATAATTTAAAGTAGCAGTTTAGTTATTATTCGTTTTTTCTGAGACGTGCTGGAtcagttatttgtttttatttttgtaatttaaattttttatggaaacaaataatacaaaaataatatgaaattaCATCTTTAGtatttaaatatgtatacattatcaacaaaacatacatgcatacatatttagtaaaagtaaataaacaacattGTTCCAATTCTTCAAACTGATTACGGTGCTGCAATAAACCTTCTCCATGGTCTTAAAAACTTTTCAAATTTGCCATGTTCTAATTTTACAGTGTATGTCAGTTTTTCcattacacatatatatatgtatatattaacaCCGTTTGAACTTTCATGTTCTCCCCTGCAGGAGCCCCTCCTTTCTTAAGGCCCCCTGGGATGCCTGTAGGAATGAGGCCCCCCATACCTCGTCTCCTGCCCCCTGGCCCCCCGCCAGGTCGGCCCCCTGGTCCTCCACCTGGCCCGCCTCCTGGTGTCCCACCAGGCCCACCTCCACGTGGCCCGCCACCTAGActtccacccccagccccaccaggtatatgtgtgtgttcagaTGGAATGAAGGCAGTCACAgttgtggtgtttgtgtgtcataGTTACACAACAGGTCAACTGTGTGTGCAGCAAAGAGCCACAATGTCACACTCCTTTAACTACTCACTAATCACTTCCTAATGCAGTCATGAACATGTTCATTTAAAACACAGAGTAATCAAAAGTGTGAAGTTTGCAGTCAGTTTGACAGGAACAGTTTTAATAATTGGACAAACTTTAGGATGCgttttaaatatcaaaaaaaaaactgacactGTAATTCTAACTGTTTAAAtgctgtttttcttgttttattgccTACATTTGGTACATTATCTCCGCTTACAGTTTACATGTGCGTGGATGAAAACATTCTGTTAAAAAAAGGGTAATAATTACGTtatagttttatacataaggctgtcattagcattaataaggctgtcattaagtgtcgtttgctactCTAACCCCACGTGATCCCTCCacctaaagacatttttttttttcctactgcatatgattgagagggagatttttaatcatgtcatagtttatttaatgtttttacttcaaaTTTTAACGGTCTGAtagatttttaagctgttaaatgttttctgttgcacattttgatcatgtaaagcacattaaatggccttgtgtatgaaatgcaccatataaataaatttgccttgccttgccaagCCCaagaaatgccaacatagctccaaaggtgtcataatttagcaaatgacacttaatgacaccttattcatgctaatgacaggtgtcatgtcataacaatgacagctTAATGTCTTGCTGGACTGTGAATGTTTTTTCAACTTGTTCCAGTTCAGCTGCTCCCAATCCAAACCCAGACAGTAAAACATGTCATTAAGTTTCtgtatatttacatatttctcCTTGCAGGTATGCCGCCGCCTCCTCCTCGAGCTGGAGGGCCCACGCGCCCCCTCGCCCCCCCACTCTCCCTCTTCCCACCGCCTCTCAACACCAACGTCCTCAGTGCTCCTCCCAGCATCGTCCAGAGGCAGAAAGTTTCTGGCTCGGATGGATCTCAAACCAACATGCCGCCCCCCGCCATGCCCATGAGACCAGGTGTCATGCAGATGCCACCTCCACCTGGCACACCGGGTGCCATTCCCACAGGCCACCACCACGCGGCAACCATTGAAAAACGCGCCAACATCACGTCGGTGGCCGCGGCTGCAGGCGGCCTGGCTGCAGGAGCCGGTGCGGGAGGGGCCACCATCTCCGCCAAACCTCAGATCATCAACCCCAAAACAGAGGTCACACGCTTCGTGCCCACGGCGCTGAGAGTGCGGAGGGACAAGAGCGGGCCGATGCTCCCCGTTGCCGTGGGACCCATGGAGAAGGCCAGCAGTTTACGGAGGAAAGATGACAGTGTGGGCGGAGTCCATTGGCTGAAACACCAGGGAGCAGCTGCCCCCATGAGCCGAAACAACCCGTCTCAGATGGGGGCCGTGACCCAGCCCAGCATGAAGACTAAAGACCAGGTGTATGAAGCCTTTATGAGGGAGATGGAAGGACTTCTCtgagattgtgtgtttgttatttctGTGCAGAGGATTCTGTGTAGGACAGAAtgtgatgattttactgattacATCTGGTTTCTAATTTTAGTTGAAaacatttccctttttttttttttttttagaagaacAGAAGTTTCAAGGCCATTTTTTACAACCAtatatctgtttatttgtttaaccAGCTAAATGTTATTTGAGCATGAAAAGCATTTTGTACAGCTgtattttgctttatttaacATCAAAGCACAGGTGTGAAGTGTTTGTCAACCCCTGACTGTCTGATGCCGTTTGACCGGCAGCTCAATAAAAAGTTGAAGATGATTTTCCTTCTGAATCAATGCTGATGTGAACGTACAATGTAAGAAATAAGTAGGGGTGTACCATCTAAGGAACCTCAGGATTTTGGTTACGATTCTGGGTGCTACCATTCCATTAATCAGCTATTATTATAACATCATGATTTTCAATACATTCCTTTGCGGTCGtgttcctgtcatttagttatgaaaaataataaatttttaacatttatgatTGAATCGTTATCGAATCACGATTAATCTAATAATCGATGTATTGCCATATTTggaatttttaaatgtaaatgactagtgttgggtaagttactccaaacttgtaatatatttatattactagttactgggataaacatgtaatatatttgtattacaatattactgttttttaaaatgtaactgagttgcaCTACTTCgagttacttttggtccagaacactaattatatcacactgatGGTGTTCGAATAACATcggttttgtttcaaatacttctgctgtttcaggagcagaaagctctttttttgttccccataagttatatttaactataataaTCATCTTTTATTgctcaaataattgcaaacagtgagaaagcaaagtaaatatgcatgtaacttgagttactttaattgtatAACTAACTgttatatattacaaaaataactagttactcccaacactgtaAATGACAGGCTGTAAAATGTTCTACTCTGCTGTAATGACTTTGAATTAAGGCTTCATATTTTAccaaacactgatttagttttCAGAGATAATGTTGAATTACTGGTAAGTTCAGTCCTGCATAATATTTACCTTGTCAAACTATGAATACTTTGTATGTATGGAAGCCAgtaa
The Gouania willdenowi chromosome 8, fGouWil2.1, whole genome shotgun sequence genome window above contains:
- the wbp11 gene encoding WW domain-binding protein 11, which encodes MGRRSTSSTKSGKFMNPTDQARKEARKRELKKNKKQRMMVRAAVLKMKDPRQIIRDMEKLDEMEFNPVQQPLLNEKVLRDKRKKLRETFERIVHLYERENPDTYKELRKIELDYETKRGQLALYFDSVKNAESVEVDSIPLPDMPHAPSNIHIQDIPLPGAQPPSILKKGSALGKPILSSAALLPSVPRLPPGKKPPGPPPGPPPPQVLALYGIPARRHYSSSAEPSIPGLEKSSLMDMRRDQDSGSESDGDDLDDDNSDSEEDGYNNRNDDGEQRMRGDRQGDDREREEGRGRSERHAGRSVRFADLSAEASREGKKRKRLVKKTKAITPLQAMMLRMAGQSVPEEEEEEEVEEEYTDDSDGSDTEEHGPPGDNPALLMGSQRLPPPPPGPVGQQGPPHLTGPPMTGPPPLGPPPAPPMRPPGPPSGPPPGPPPGAPPFLRPPGMPVGMRPPIPRLLPPGPPPGRPPGPPPGPPPGVPPGPPPRGPPPRLPPPAPPGMPPPPPRAGGPTRPLAPPLSLFPPPLNTNVLSAPPSIVQRQKVSGSDGSQTNMPPPAMPMRPGVMQMPPPPGTPGAIPTGHHHAATIEKRANITSVAAAAGGLAAGAGAGGATISAKPQIINPKTEVTRFVPTALRVRRDKSGPMLPVAVGPMEKASSLRRKDDSVGGVHWLKHQGAAAPMSRNNPSQMGAVTQPSMKTKDQVYEAFMREMEGLL